taagacagtcagtgggtcagtcatgttacacagctcctcaatgtgatgaatcttcctggacagctcctcctTCTTTATCTCCAGCTGCCTGATGACATCATTATAGTGTGACGACACCCGCTCTGCCTGTCTGGTGAGGTCACTCAGGACTCTCTTCTCCAGCTCCTCCAGCCgtctcctgaggtctctaaacagAGCAGAGACTCTCTCTGTTTCATCATCTGCTTTTTCTGGTGCTTTTCTCCtgcgttcctccagactctggactcttttctccatctcctctctctgtgacatcacttcctgcagaacatttctcagctttgttTTCTTATTCTCAGAGGCCTCCTCCAGTGACTCCATCTGATGTCCTTTATGTTTTCCaatcagacagcaggacacacagatacaggtagagtcctcagtgcagtaatattTAAGCACCTCTTGATGGATGGAGCATTTCCTGTCCTCCAGGGAGGTGGTGGGGTCACATAAGATGTGTTCTGGTGACTTCTTGTGGACTCTCAGGTGATTCTCACACAGAGAAACCTCACACAGCAGACAGGATTTCACAGCAGGTACAGGAGTGTGAATACAGTGACTGCAGAAGACCTGAGACTCCTCCTGACCTGGCTGAGTAGACAGGAAGTTCTCCACGATGTTACGCAGCTTTATGTTCCTCTGCAGTGCCGGCCGCTCCGGAAACTCCTCTCTGCATTCAGGACAGGAATATCCTCCAGACCCCTCCTGTGTGGCCAGAACACGATGAATGCAGCCCCGGCAGAAGTTGTGTCCACATCTCAGGGttacaggatctgtataaatgCTCAGACAGATGGAACACTCCAGCTCCTCTCTCAGACCAGCAGACGCCATCGCTGACAGCAGAAGAAAGACATGAAAGTGAAAGCTTCTGACAGGAAGAATGTGGCTGGGCGTGTCTCACCCTTGTTTATACAGGACAAAGTTCAGCTAGTGATACAATGCGGTTGATTTACTATTAATGTgacattaaggcctcgttcagactatacgcgctgccgtgcgcattttggcagcgcgtatagtgtgcgacacgcaagaacggtagaagggcatagacagcccttctaccgctcCCATCATATgcactgcgtggcagcgcgattgcgctatcgcgtactgcatgcatttttgggaatcgcagcgcagatcccattcattgcaatgaatgggatctgcagcgcagcgcataggagcgcagatggcgtgcgatcggacgcgttgcgttccgatcgcacagccatctgcgctaaatgatgtgaacgaggcctaaagtccacctgaagtgagagggatatggaggctgccatatttatttcctgttaaacgataccagttgcctggcagccctgctgatctctttggctgcagtagtgtctgaacaaaaTAAGAGAAGAGAAAGAGGCACCCCCCTATACAATAAGAGTCTTATGCGTGGACAAATGACTGGTGCATGAGGCCAAAAAGTATATGCAAAAAACTCACTTTAAGCCAATGTCAAaacaataaaaccaattaaaaacaaggcaGTGCCATGCCCAGCCCAAAAGCCCCTAATATcatgtaataataataactagccaacccgcgtcgtagcatacgccgcatctatctatctaatagagtacgtgcctcaaccttgaagcaagaagaagaagtaggctttccatgagaaaatttatgcgtgctcaaacaccaagtttaaccctagcaagtctgactttgcaaatccggcctaattggctattcatgaggcaatgctcatgcaaatatgcatttgctttcgcatgccaaactatgcagagtcaaaaaaccaatactgcaaagtgctctctcgctgcctgggaaccacagcggcaccccggagtgtgaggctgggtggcgcagctgcccccccccccccccccccaagcgtggccagcgctggggagagccgtccgcacccacctcctaatattaaaaacagccacttaccttaacgtccatttggttctgctacatgcgcattaattttctcatggaaagcattttgtgcagtttgtatcctttggaggcaggtggtggatggcttgctccggtggtgtgaaccctggagtgagtgcgcctgtcctccccccccccccccccctctggagtgctgtatgtgagccagccctgagctctaaaactCGGGGTGACccgtgcttctctcctttctcatgtggtgcccccaaattaatgtgcatgttgcagaacgcaatggacgttaaggtaagtgcctgtttttaatattgggaggtgggtgcagacggctctccccggcgctggccacacttggggggggtcgtccacgccacccagcctccccctctggggtaccgctgtggtttccaggcagtgagagagcctgggaccctgtggtccccccagttgtataaaaagggggcattgggaagcctccccgtggccctcctggaggcctggagcacaccaaaaactgctagcagatccgcaaaatgctagcagattttgaaacgctttttcttatttttctgtagcatttcacctagcattttgcggttttgcaaagcgtttttggtgtagtagatttc
This DNA window, taken from Hyperolius riggenbachi isolate aHypRig1 chromosome 3, aHypRig1.pri, whole genome shotgun sequence, encodes the following:
- the LOC137560864 gene encoding E3 ubiquitin-protein ligase TRIM11-like codes for the protein MASAGLREELECSICLSIYTDPVTLRCGHNFCRGCIHRVLATQEGSGGYSCPECREEFPERPALQRNIKLRNIVENFLSTQPGQEESQVFCSHCIHTPVPAVKSCLLCEVSLCENHLRVHKKSPEHILCDPTTSLEDRKCSIHQEVLKYYCTEDSTCICVSCCLIGKHKGHQMESLEEASENKKTKLRNVLQEVMSQREEMEKRVQSLEERRRKAPEKADDETERVSALFRDLRRRLEELEKRVLSDLTRQAERVSSHYNDVIRQLEIKKEELSRKIHHIEELCNMTDPLTVLQESHTCDMCDTKERDNEDRDRHDGGDLDVAGISHTLHTGLADIMSGVTGGISVQPADISLDVNTAGKAMQISDDRKSASRADRSQNLPQTAERFQDWPYVLSSQRFSSGRHYWEVDVGGSVSWRVGMCYPSIARRGDQSRIGWNNKSWGLDRAGDQYFVIHDSIKIQLPDKIPGDRVRIYLDYEAGQISFYALCDPIRHIHIFTATFTEPLYAVLGVWEGCVKISGGNQK